The Pseudofrankia inefficax genome window below encodes:
- a CDS encoding MFS transporter, translated as MTDIASPAVPATPAVPASTTAARHRVWPILLVVLLADALDLIDATITNVAAPSIVRDLGGGSALVKWLGASYALALGSLLVLGGRLGDRLGQRRMLLVGMAGFVVASAVAGLAVDPAMLVVARTCQGAFGALLIPQGMAIMTKTFPRDALAKAFGAFGPMLGIFAVGGPILAGFLIDANLFGLGWRPMFLINIVLGGAGLILAARVLPRLEPDPSARIDLLGALLLVIAMFGVLYGLITGSSDGWHTIPIASLAVGLCLFGAFAVRQATTAEPLIKPTLFRSRGFVSGLVVGLLVFAAFNGLMYVISLFFQLGLGYSPTRTSLALLPLTIGIIIAAGSCMALITRLGRTLVLAGLLLTAAGAALMLWVVASAGLAATWWQLALVTLVIGLGAGTCFSSIFDTALGDIDHDEAGAASGSISAVQQLAAGIGSATVTSIYFAAVATGQTHAVIRGVAVVLGLCVVCLAAVPLLPRKAAALEH; from the coding sequence ATGACCGATATCGCCTCCCCCGCAGTTCCGGCCACCCCCGCCGTTCCAGCCAGCACGACCGCCGCGCGGCACCGCGTCTGGCCGATCCTGCTCGTCGTGCTGCTCGCCGACGCCCTCGACCTGATCGACGCGACGATCACCAACGTGGCCGCGCCCTCGATCGTGCGCGACCTCGGCGGCGGGTCCGCCCTGGTCAAATGGCTCGGCGCCTCCTACGCGCTCGCCCTCGGCTCACTGCTGGTGCTCGGGGGCCGCCTCGGTGACCGGCTCGGGCAGCGCCGGATGCTCCTCGTCGGCATGGCCGGCTTCGTCGTGGCGTCGGCGGTCGCCGGCCTCGCGGTCGACCCGGCGATGCTGGTCGTCGCGCGCACCTGCCAGGGGGCCTTCGGGGCGCTGCTGATCCCCCAGGGAATGGCGATCATGACGAAGACCTTCCCGCGCGACGCCCTCGCCAAGGCATTCGGCGCGTTCGGCCCGATGCTCGGGATCTTCGCGGTCGGCGGGCCGATCCTCGCCGGCTTCCTCATCGACGCCAACCTGTTCGGACTGGGCTGGCGGCCCATGTTCCTGATCAACATCGTGCTGGGCGGCGCCGGCCTGATCCTCGCGGCTCGGGTGCTGCCGCGCCTGGAGCCCGACCCGTCGGCCCGCATCGACCTGCTCGGCGCGCTCCTGCTGGTCATCGCGATGTTCGGCGTGCTGTACGGCCTGATCACCGGCTCGTCGGACGGCTGGCACACGATCCCGATCGCGTCACTCGCGGTGGGTCTCTGCCTTTTCGGAGCTTTCGCGGTCCGCCAGGCGACCACGGCCGAACCGCTCATCAAGCCCACGCTGTTCCGCAGCCGCGGCTTCGTCTCCGGGCTCGTCGTCGGCCTGCTCGTCTTCGCCGCCTTCAACGGCCTGATGTACGTGATCTCGCTGTTCTTCCAGCTCGGCCTGGGCTACTCCCCCACCCGGACCTCCTTGGCCCTCCTGCCGCTGACCATCGGGATCATCATCGCCGCCGGCTCCTGCATGGCCCTGATCACCAGGCTGGGACGGACCCTCGTCCTGGCCGGACTGCTGCTCACCGCCGCCGGAGCGGCCCTCATGCTGTGGGTGGTCGCCTCCGCCGGTCTCGCTGCCACCTGGTGGCAGCTCGCCCTGGTCACGCTCGTGATCGGCCTCGGCGCCGGGACCTGCTTCAGCTCGATCTTCGACACCGCCCTCGGCGACATCGACCACGACGAGGCCGGCGCCGCCAGCGGGTCGATCAGCGCCGTCCAGCAGCTTGCGGCCGGAATCGGGTCGGCGACCGTCACCTCGATCTACTTCGCCGCCGTCGCCACCGGCCAGACCCACGCGGTCATCCGCGGCGTCGCCGTCGTCCTCGGGCTGTGCGTCGTCTGCCTCGCGGCTGTTCCCCTCCTGCCCCGCAAGGCCGCCGCGCTGGAGCACTGA
- a CDS encoding TetR/AcrR family transcriptional regulator, whose translation MPGTPRSRRERPAKPALTRDGIVDAAMKVLERDGFEKLTLRRLAADLDTGPASLYVYVAGNTELYSLLLGRLLAELDVSWDGRGDWRVRLRTVLIDYVDLLMSQPGLARSAVTTWPRGPHYLDLVELVIRLLVAGGVPEPRAAWGVDILLQQATAMAAEFGTREEPGQGQQLDDLTAEFAGADSRRHPILSRLGAAALVGGDHEARRAWAIDTLVEGLTITPRPGESHPA comes from the coding sequence ATGCCAGGCACCCCCCGCAGCCGCCGCGAGCGCCCCGCCAAGCCCGCGCTGACCCGCGACGGGATCGTGGACGCCGCGATGAAGGTGCTGGAGCGCGACGGCTTCGAGAAGCTGACGCTGCGCCGGCTGGCCGCCGACCTCGACACCGGGCCGGCGTCGCTGTACGTCTACGTGGCCGGCAACACCGAGCTGTACTCGCTGCTGCTGGGCCGTCTGCTCGCCGAGCTGGACGTCTCCTGGGACGGGCGAGGCGACTGGCGGGTACGACTGCGAACGGTGCTCATCGACTACGTCGACCTGCTGATGAGCCAGCCCGGTCTGGCGCGGTCCGCGGTCACCACCTGGCCGAGGGGACCGCACTACCTCGACCTCGTCGAGCTCGTCATCCGGCTGCTCGTCGCCGGCGGCGTGCCGGAGCCCAGGGCAGCCTGGGGCGTCGACATCCTGCTGCAGCAGGCCACCGCGATGGCCGCCGAGTTCGGCACCCGGGAGGAACCAGGCCAGGGCCAGCAGCTCGACGACCTGACGGCGGAGTTCGCCGGCGCCGACAGCCGGCGCCACCCCATCCTCAGCCGGCTCGGCGCCGCCGCCCTGGTGGGCGGAGACCACGAGGCCCGCCGCGCCTGGGCGATCGACACCCTCGTCGAGGGCCTGACCATCACACCCCGTCCCGGCGAGTCGCACCCGGCCTAG
- a CDS encoding DUF5698 domain-containing protein, which translates to MTDALRPLVIMVLVVTEVGLWQWRVILTGRGAKGFPTVLGVVGAVLQITAIAQVVAYVRDPLTVAAYALGVGGGVLIGVIVGTRFTPEAVSVNILTRQPRLDGQLQDRGWPVTSYEGHSATGTVHLLQIVVDPRSCGALLADVTELAPQAFWTTEKVQSGPSRPRPAELLGTRPTPRPRLATVTVGQA; encoded by the coding sequence ATGACCGACGCGTTGCGGCCGCTCGTCATCATGGTGCTGGTGGTCACCGAGGTCGGCCTGTGGCAGTGGCGGGTGATCCTCACCGGCCGCGGCGCGAAGGGCTTCCCGACCGTCCTGGGCGTCGTCGGCGCCGTCCTGCAGATCACCGCGATCGCGCAGGTCGTCGCCTACGTCCGGGACCCCCTGACGGTCGCCGCCTACGCCCTCGGAGTCGGCGGCGGCGTCCTGATCGGGGTGATCGTCGGGACCCGGTTCACCCCGGAGGCGGTCAGCGTCAACATCCTCACCCGCCAGCCCCGGCTCGACGGTCAGCTCCAGGACCGCGGCTGGCCGGTCACGTCGTACGAAGGCCACTCCGCGACCGGCACCGTGCATCTGCTGCAGATCGTGGTCGACCCTCGATCCTGCGGCGCGCTGCTCGCCGACGTCACCGAACTGGCCCCGCAGGCGTTCTGGACCACGGAAAAGGTCCAGTCCGGCCCGAGCCGCCCCCGCCCGGCCGAACTCCTCGGCACCCGTCCAACCCCCCGGCCGCGCCTCGCGACCGTCACCGTCGGCCAGGCGTAG
- a CDS encoding 4Fe-4S binding protein: protein MANETRRIFRGTDEAENARRAYEATLTVQRPRDRVGAEWLRELCLRAGADDVGFVDVDRAGLGGESANARRLFPATKALICLVGISNRDAIRSTSRATANNAWHRTGEKLESAAATICTLLAEAGVRAVSTNIGFPMDVQAPPGEVTWGIAQKVVAVEAGMGHMGINRNVIHPKFGNFLLLDTVLIDAEIDAYNQPLDYNPCLGCNLCVAACPVGAISNVGEFDFFACLGHNYREFPFSAADWVEAVAAGDASAYRAKFRDDETQSMLQSLAFEPAYKSAYCMAVCPAGEDVIGPYLADKARFRNDVLLPLRGRPEPVYVQSGTQAERTATRNPAKRVRYLDFKPDVSTVANFALGLRHMFTGNVAQQERLRVAFRFPDGTLLASLENGKLTTGPLDDAPVDAAVVCDAPDYIRILHSPIVGRPEYTAPERYTVTGDPAALRSLLACLD from the coding sequence ATGGCGAACGAGACGCGACGGATCTTCCGAGGCACCGACGAAGCCGAGAACGCCCGGCGGGCGTACGAGGCCACGTTGACCGTCCAGCGGCCACGCGACCGGGTCGGGGCCGAGTGGCTGCGCGAGCTGTGCCTGCGCGCCGGGGCCGACGACGTCGGTTTCGTCGACGTCGACCGGGCCGGCCTGGGCGGGGAGTCCGCCAACGCCCGCCGGCTGTTCCCCGCCACCAAGGCGCTGATCTGCCTGGTCGGGATCTCCAACCGGGACGCGATCCGGTCCACCTCGCGCGCGACGGCGAACAACGCCTGGCACCGCACCGGGGAGAAGCTCGAAAGTGCGGCGGCGACCATCTGCACGCTCCTGGCCGAGGCCGGTGTCCGCGCGGTGTCGACCAACATCGGCTTCCCGATGGACGTCCAGGCCCCGCCCGGCGAGGTCACCTGGGGCATCGCGCAGAAGGTCGTGGCCGTCGAGGCGGGCATGGGCCACATGGGCATCAACCGCAACGTCATCCATCCGAAGTTCGGGAACTTCCTGCTGCTCGACACGGTCCTGATCGACGCCGAGATCGACGCCTACAACCAGCCGCTGGACTACAACCCATGCCTGGGCTGCAATCTGTGCGTCGCGGCCTGCCCGGTCGGGGCGATCAGCAACGTCGGCGAGTTCGACTTCTTCGCCTGCCTCGGGCACAACTACCGTGAGTTCCCGTTCAGCGCCGCCGACTGGGTCGAGGCCGTGGCCGCCGGCGACGCGAGCGCCTACCGCGCGAAGTTCCGGGACGACGAGACCCAGTCGATGCTGCAGTCCCTGGCGTTCGAGCCGGCCTACAAGTCCGCCTACTGCATGGCGGTCTGCCCGGCCGGCGAGGACGTGATCGGCCCGTATCTCGCCGACAAGGCGCGCTTTCGCAACGACGTCCTGCTTCCGCTTCGCGGGCGCCCCGAACCGGTCTATGTGCAGTCAGGCACCCAGGCGGAGCGGACGGCCACGCGCAACCCCGCCAAGCGGGTGCGTTACCTCGACTTCAAGCCTGACGTCTCGACCGTCGCCAACTTCGCCCTCGGGCTGCGACACATGTTCACCGGGAACGTGGCACAGCAGGAAAGGCTCCGCGTCGCGTTCCGCTTCCCCGACGGGACCCTGCTAGCCAGCCTCGAGAACGGGAAGCTGACGACGGGGCCGCTCGACGACGCACCTGTCGACGCGGCCGTGGTCTGCGACGCGCCCGACTACATCAGGATCCTGCACAGCCCGATCGTGGGCCGTCCCGAGTACACCGCGCCGGAGCGCTACACCGTCACCGGCGACCCGGCCGCGCTCCGGAGCCTGCTCGCGTGCCTCGACTGA
- a CDS encoding class I SAM-dependent methyltransferase: MTVSPTTTSGPDLAAVKAKQQKTWSSGDYSVIGSRIVLQSELLVDAADLRPGWSVLDVACGAGNAAIAAARSDARVIGVDYVPELLARARERAAAEALAVDFQTGDAEALPFPAESFDAVLSVFGAMFAPDHARTADEMIRVTRPGGVIGLASWTPEGFIGEMFRTISSHVPAPKGVASPLLWGTTDHLAELFGPAAAEIRSVERTCVFRFASPEDFAGTFRAWYGPTLKAFEALDDAGRTALAADLAGLARRWSRNPDGQTVALPSTYLETIITLRNADA, translated from the coding sequence ATGACCGTCAGCCCGACAACGACGTCCGGTCCGGATCTGGCCGCTGTGAAGGCGAAGCAGCAGAAGACCTGGTCCAGCGGCGACTACTCCGTGATCGGCAGCCGGATCGTGCTGCAGAGCGAGCTGCTCGTCGACGCCGCCGACCTGCGCCCTGGCTGGAGCGTGCTGGACGTCGCCTGCGGCGCCGGCAACGCGGCGATCGCCGCGGCCCGCTCCGATGCCCGGGTCATCGGCGTCGACTACGTGCCCGAGCTGCTGGCCAGGGCGCGCGAACGGGCCGCGGCGGAGGCGCTCGCGGTCGACTTCCAGACCGGCGACGCGGAGGCTCTCCCGTTCCCGGCGGAGTCGTTCGACGCCGTCCTCTCGGTCTTCGGGGCGATGTTCGCGCCCGACCATGCCCGGACCGCCGACGAGATGATCCGGGTGACCCGGCCCGGCGGCGTGATCGGCCTCGCGTCCTGGACGCCGGAGGGCTTCATCGGCGAGATGTTCCGGACGATCTCCAGCCATGTGCCGGCGCCGAAGGGCGTCGCGTCGCCGCTGCTGTGGGGCACCACGGACCATCTGGCCGAGCTGTTCGGGCCGGCCGCCGCCGAGATCAGGTCGGTCGAACGGACCTGCGTGTTCCGGTTCGCCTCGCCCGAGGACTTCGCCGGGACGTTCCGCGCCTGGTACGGCCCGACCCTCAAGGCCTTCGAGGCGCTGGACGACGCCGGCCGCACGGCGCTCGCCGCCGACCTGGCCGGCCTCGCCCGCCGGTGGAGCCGCAACCCCGACGGCCAGACCGTCGCGCTGCCCTCCACCTACCTGGAAACGATCATCACGCTGCGCAACGCCGACGCCTGA
- a CDS encoding DNA-formamidopyrimidine glycosylase family protein: MPEGDTVLQASRRLHQALAGQVLSVSDFRVPRYATVDLTGGTVLEVVPRGKHLLMRCSGGVTVHSHLRMEGAWRVFAAGEAWRGGPGWQIRAVLGNARHVAVGYRLPVLDVLRTADESKVVGHLGPDVLGPDWDLARVLANARTHPEREIGSVLLDQTVLAGLGNVYRIEACFVAGLSPWTRIGDVPELDSVVDRARQLIVLNAERPVRVTTGSARPGEQLWVYGRGRRPCRRCGTAIRMAEQAPSDAPEEGRVTYWCPRCQRGPAPVGASHPSRPRR; encoded by the coding sequence GTGCCTGAAGGAGACACCGTCCTGCAGGCCTCCCGCCGGCTGCACCAGGCGCTCGCTGGCCAGGTCCTGTCCGTGAGCGACTTCCGGGTGCCGCGGTACGCGACCGTCGACCTGACCGGCGGCACGGTGCTGGAGGTGGTGCCTCGCGGCAAGCACCTGCTGATGCGGTGTTCCGGCGGCGTCACGGTGCATTCCCACCTCCGGATGGAAGGCGCGTGGCGCGTCTTCGCCGCCGGCGAGGCATGGCGAGGCGGTCCCGGCTGGCAGATCCGGGCGGTGCTCGGCAACGCGCGGCACGTCGCGGTCGGCTATCGGCTGCCCGTTCTCGACGTCCTGCGGACCGCCGACGAATCGAAGGTCGTGGGCCACCTCGGTCCTGACGTGCTCGGTCCGGACTGGGACCTCGCCCGGGTGCTGGCCAACGCCCGGACCCACCCGGAACGCGAAATCGGCTCGGTCCTGCTGGATCAGACCGTGCTCGCGGGGCTCGGGAACGTCTACCGGATCGAGGCGTGTTTCGTCGCGGGACTCTCGCCGTGGACCCGAATCGGCGACGTTCCCGAGCTCGACAGCGTCGTCGATCGAGCCCGTCAGCTGATCGTGCTCAACGCGGAGCGACCGGTGCGGGTGACGACCGGGTCGGCCCGGCCGGGCGAGCAGCTGTGGGTCTACGGCCGCGGCCGGCGGCCGTGCCGCCGGTGCGGCACGGCCATTCGGATGGCCGAGCAGGCTCCCAGCGACGCGCCCGAGGAAGGGCGCGTCACCTACTGGTGTCCACGCTGCCAACGCGGGCCAGCCCCGGTCGGCGCGAGCCATCCGTCGAGGCCACGCCGGTAG
- a CDS encoding OmpA family protein, with the protein MSTGVRVAARDPRLVRLGTTDLALQFEFANQGTESISPADLGTDPLTHVIAFLVDLPRGTGYATQRTPQANPDIDGSGPDEARASATTEKDVAAGQTETVTLVFPAPPAEATSMLVLVDGFVPVEVPIQAQGSAALKDDPVLHVPSSPPNELDPPVAPLVCATETDPAAATPAQTSFRLPSDVLFAFGSSTLSPSAARAIDALAHQITATSGTVTIAGYTDSIGTDADNQALSLARASAVRQAIAATLGPDFTYKAVGFGETSPVAPNTHQDGSDNPDGRARNRRVELTVDAATGDTSQPPPTSEAPNVSLDGTPLTPAVQTVTALPGFTLAQVAIHNSGTADRELGYYNDPNRVGPDGIRADDGGELSLATATGGRLRPCAFTPSWWGLLANGTGADTVPAGGTLVQWALFGPLPANQKSIDVVVGGYAKALPARVASG; encoded by the coding sequence GTGTCCACGGGGGTGCGGGTCGCGGCGCGCGACCCGCGGCTGGTCCGGCTCGGTACGACCGACCTCGCGTTGCAGTTCGAGTTCGCCAATCAGGGCACGGAGAGCATCAGCCCAGCCGACCTCGGCACGGATCCGCTCACCCATGTGATCGCGTTCCTCGTCGACCTGCCGCGCGGCACCGGGTATGCCACCCAGCGCACGCCACAGGCCAACCCGGACATCGACGGCTCCGGTCCCGACGAGGCCCGCGCGAGCGCGACCACGGAGAAGGACGTCGCGGCCGGCCAGACCGAGACGGTCACCCTCGTCTTCCCGGCGCCACCGGCGGAGGCCACCTCGATGCTGGTGCTGGTCGACGGATTCGTCCCGGTCGAGGTGCCGATCCAGGCCCAGGGCTCGGCCGCGCTCAAGGACGACCCGGTCCTGCACGTTCCGAGTTCGCCGCCGAACGAGCTGGACCCACCGGTCGCGCCGCTGGTCTGCGCGACCGAGACCGACCCGGCCGCGGCCACCCCGGCCCAGACGTCGTTCCGCCTGCCCAGCGACGTCCTGTTCGCCTTCGGCAGCTCGACCCTGTCCCCGTCCGCGGCCCGCGCGATCGACGCGCTGGCCCACCAGATCACGGCCACCTCCGGCACGGTCACGATCGCCGGCTACACCGACTCCATCGGCACCGACGCCGACAACCAGGCCCTGTCGCTGGCACGGGCGTCCGCCGTGCGGCAGGCGATAGCCGCGACGCTCGGCCCGGACTTCACCTACAAGGCCGTGGGCTTCGGCGAGACCAGCCCGGTCGCGCCCAACACCCACCAGGACGGCAGCGACAACCCCGACGGCCGCGCGCGCAACCGGCGGGTCGAGCTGACGGTCGACGCGGCGACGGGCGACACGTCGCAGCCGCCGCCCACCAGCGAGGCGCCCAATGTCTCACTCGACGGGACCCCGCTCACCCCCGCGGTGCAAACCGTCACGGCCCTTCCCGGATTCACTCTCGCTCAGGTCGCGATTCACAACTCCGGCACCGCCGACAGGGAGCTGGGCTACTACAACGACCCGAACCGCGTCGGACCGGACGGCATCCGCGCCGACGACGGAGGCGAGCTCAGTCTCGCCACGGCGACAGGCGGCCGGCTGCGGCCCTGTGCCTTCACGCCGTCCTGGTGGGGGCTGCTCGCCAACGGCACCGGCGCCGACACGGTTCCCGCCGGCGGCACCCTCGTCCAGTGGGCCCTGTTCGGGCCGCTGCCCGCGAACCAGAAGTCGATCGACGTCGTGGTCGGCGGCTACGCCAAGGCGCTTCCGGCACGGGTGGCGTCCGGCTGA
- a CDS encoding hemerythrin domain-containing protein, whose protein sequence is MAVNTHDMVVVHRAFRREFGLLPRMVTGVFADDGRRVRIVHDHAREMVSALHYHHQGEDELLWPRLRERAPSQAGPLRRMEIEHAQISALLDTVERALPVWAQAPTTSATVELAALLEEISSQLAVHLDDEEEQLLPVAAEQLSPPEWAELGRRGLASMPRSRSLVFLAHILEEASSDEARAFLGHLPPPVRVLCRLVGKPRHRRETAHQRAGIDVAMANRGTR, encoded by the coding sequence ATGGCAGTCAACACTCATGACATGGTCGTCGTGCATCGTGCTTTCAGGCGTGAGTTCGGCCTGCTGCCGAGGATGGTCACCGGCGTCTTCGCCGACGACGGCCGGCGGGTACGGATTGTGCACGACCACGCCCGTGAGATGGTCTCGGCGCTTCACTATCACCACCAGGGCGAGGACGAGCTGCTCTGGCCCAGGCTGCGGGAGCGCGCCCCTTCTCAGGCCGGCCCGCTGCGGCGCATGGAAATCGAGCACGCCCAGATCAGCGCCCTGCTGGACACCGTCGAACGGGCCCTGCCCGTCTGGGCGCAGGCACCGACGACGAGTGCCACCGTCGAACTGGCCGCGCTCCTCGAGGAGATCTCGTCCCAGCTTGCCGTCCACCTGGACGACGAGGAAGAACAGCTACTTCCGGTCGCGGCGGAACAGCTGAGTCCACCGGAATGGGCCGAGCTCGGCCGGCGCGGCCTGGCGTCGATGCCCCGGTCACGTTCACTGGTCTTCCTCGCCCACATTCTGGAGGAGGCCAGCTCCGACGAGGCGCGGGCATTTCTCGGCCACCTCCCGCCGCCCGTGCGCGTCCTCTGCCGCCTGGTCGGAAAGCCCAGGCACCGGCGGGAGACCGCGCACCAGCGGGCGGGAATCGACGTGGCGATGGCGAACCGAGGCACCCGGTGA
- a CDS encoding TetR/AcrR family transcriptional regulator, translating into MAAESPVLSNQRRRTRAALLQAAGRLLTQGVTPTVAQVADEALVSRRTAYRYFPTADQLLADAALELTAGEVTSRITATDPVDRVDELVSTINQMTLRNEQSLRTLVRTTLDAPRDADGPRRGLRRMAWIEQVLEPVRAQLSPTAFRRVAAALALTVGIEARLSLVDVAGLTDDEADLVSRWVARIIVQAALADPGDATLAQEA; encoded by the coding sequence ATGGCAGCAGAGAGCCCCGTCCTGTCCAACCAGCGGCGTCGCACCAGGGCGGCACTGCTCCAGGCCGCCGGTCGCCTGCTCACCCAGGGCGTCACGCCGACTGTCGCGCAGGTCGCCGACGAGGCCCTGGTCAGCCGGCGGACGGCCTACCGCTACTTCCCGACCGCCGACCAGTTGCTCGCCGACGCGGCGCTGGAGCTGACGGCCGGCGAGGTCACCAGCCGGATCACCGCGACCGACCCTGTCGACCGCGTCGACGAGCTCGTCTCGACGATCAACCAGATGACACTGCGCAACGAGCAGTCGCTGCGCACCCTCGTGCGGACCACGCTGGACGCGCCGCGAGACGCCGACGGCCCGCGCCGCGGCCTGCGCCGCATGGCGTGGATCGAGCAGGTTCTCGAGCCCGTGCGGGCCCAGCTGTCGCCCACGGCGTTCCGGCGGGTCGCGGCGGCACTGGCACTGACGGTCGGCATCGAGGCGCGGCTTTCGCTGGTCGACGTCGCCGGGCTGACCGACGACGAGGCTGACCTGGTCAGCCGCTGGGTGGCGCGGATCATCGTCCAGGCGGCGCTCGCCGATCCCGGGGACGCCACGCTGGCGCAGGAAGCTTGA
- a CDS encoding winged helix-turn-helix transcriptional regulator: MPIHSDYCPIARGVEILGDRWTPLVIRELMVGAEGFNDIHRGLPRMSRTLLAQRLRALERHGLVRREAAERGRPGRYVLTEAGWSITPIIWAMGQWAAEWVFDDPEDEDCDGLSLIWRLHQHAVADRLPPRRTLVHITLTGPGSAEGWLDVERPGMTVCSEEPRGDVHLRVTASTREMHRWLLGRTPFRALLDAGSAEMHGPAPLARDFPTWFDTAFFAAGFERGGRRGTGDQRDDHVGERSRAGLGTVVGVPVGGGGGGSPAVKHGGDW, encoded by the coding sequence GTGCCGATCCACTCCGATTACTGCCCCATCGCGCGTGGCGTGGAGATCCTCGGCGACCGGTGGACGCCGCTGGTGATCCGCGAGCTCATGGTCGGCGCCGAGGGCTTCAACGACATCCACCGTGGCCTGCCCCGGATGAGTCGTACCCTGCTGGCACAGCGCCTGCGCGCGTTGGAACGCCACGGCCTGGTCCGCCGGGAGGCCGCCGAACGCGGCCGTCCTGGCCGGTACGTACTGACCGAGGCCGGCTGGTCGATCACGCCGATCATCTGGGCGATGGGGCAGTGGGCCGCCGAATGGGTCTTCGACGACCCGGAGGACGAGGACTGCGACGGGCTCTCGCTGATCTGGCGCCTACACCAGCACGCGGTCGCAGACCGGCTGCCACCTCGGCGAACCCTCGTGCACATCACGTTGACCGGCCCCGGCAGCGCCGAGGGCTGGCTCGACGTCGAACGGCCGGGGATGACCGTCTGCTCGGAGGAACCACGCGGCGACGTGCATCTGCGGGTGACCGCGAGCACCCGTGAGATGCACCGATGGCTGCTCGGCCGCACCCCGTTCCGCGCTCTGCTCGACGCCGGCTCCGCCGAGATGCACGGCCCGGCTCCGCTGGCCCGCGACTTCCCGACCTGGTTCGACACCGCCTTCTTCGCCGCCGGCTTCGAGCGCGGCGGCCGCCGTGGGACCGGCGACCAGCGTGACGATCACGTCGGAGAGCGGTCACGCGCCGGGCTGGGGACCGTCGTGGGAGTGCCGGTCGGCGGCGGTGGCGGTGGTTCGCCGGCCGTGAAGCACGGCGGCGATTGGTAG
- a CDS encoding winged helix-turn-helix transcriptional regulator: MPTTPRSGYAHFCMLAKALERLGDRWALLVVRDLLTGPKRFTDLMDRLGGITPRTLTQRLRDLESDGLVLVDREPGRREVWYSLTPVGLDLAPALEELSLWGLRHLAAPPVPGEPAHPEHLLNGVRLFLDRWGLDVGPVSWVFRTLDHDDVYTLSGRGGRWTLTAGAAPNPGVELSGDRRDLAAYFATLHPARAAGHPGVRLQGGDREIARFLDALADFPRLPPVEVP; the protein is encoded by the coding sequence GTGCCGACCACGCCGCGCTCCGGATACGCGCACTTCTGCATGCTCGCGAAGGCCCTTGAGCGGCTGGGGGATCGCTGGGCCCTGCTCGTCGTGCGTGACCTGCTGACCGGCCCGAAACGCTTCACCGACCTGATGGACCGGCTGGGCGGCATCACCCCGCGGACCCTGACGCAACGACTGCGTGACCTGGAGTCGGACGGGCTCGTCCTGGTCGACCGGGAGCCTGGCCGCCGCGAGGTCTGGTACAGCCTCACACCGGTCGGACTGGACCTCGCGCCCGCGCTGGAGGAGCTGTCGCTCTGGGGGCTGCGCCATCTCGCCGCGCCCCCCGTGCCCGGTGAACCGGCCCACCCGGAGCACCTGCTCAACGGCGTGCGCCTGTTCCTGGACCGCTGGGGGCTCGACGTGGGCCCGGTCAGCTGGGTCTTCCGGACGCTCGACCACGACGACGTCTACACCCTCAGCGGGCGGGGCGGTCGCTGGACGCTCACCGCCGGAGCGGCCCCGAACCCGGGCGTCGAGCTGAGCGGCGACAGGCGGGATCTGGCCGCCTACTTCGCCACCCTCCACCCGGCGCGCGCCGCCGGTCACCCGGGCGTCCGCCTCCAGGGCGGCGACCGCGAGATCGCCAGGTTTCTCGACGCGCTCGCCGACTTCCCGCGGCTGCCGCCGGTCGAGGTGCCCTGA